In Candidatus Bathyarchaeia archaeon, the genomic stretch CAGCGTGGCATCCGAGCTTTCTTCCATAATATCTGTGGGATAACTCATGGGCTACGAAGCCTAAACCAACCGTCAACAGGGAGATTAGAAAGGCGTTAAAAAACACCCTGACCCCGTAAACGCTCAACGACGAAAGATCGTGAAATCGGCCTGGATTTAAAGCCACGTTTATTGAGAAGCAAAACCCTAACACCAACCACGCTATGATTAGGTCTCTAAGCTCTCTTGAAAAATGGAGCTTGCCCGCGGTTGATAATCCCTCTTTCAAACCTAATTCTCGAAAGGAAACAGTGTCGCCCCCCCGCTTGTAAAGGAGGCTTTTACATTCATGGTTCTCCGGCAGCCTGTGATCGACACAAAGCGCTTTTCCACAATGCCTGCATCTAAACGGTAAATTAATTTCAAGCCTACAATACTCGCATCTAGGCATGTTGAAACACGAATCTAATATTCGACCTTGAGATATTTAAAGAGGTTCGGATTTTTCAATCGACTTAAAGAGAGTTGGGGAGTTTAAAAGCAGTCTTCCCCTAAACTCGGCATTGGTTTAGCTAAAATTTGGCTGAAGCTTTAATGTTTCCCACGATTCATGATGAGGTTTTTGAAATGGTATTTTATGGACCGTCTCCCATGTACGCTCGCTTAGATGTGAAAGTAAAGTATCCGTGTAGATCTATCGTTTAGGTTTAATCCAGTTTCAGCTAATTAAAGGTGTTAAGCCAAATACGGTAAAGGTAAACGACGGTCATTGGTTTTCATAAACGTGCTTTACCATTATTTTGAGGTTTAACAGGGTATTTTCCATAGTTTCTACCTGCTTTCATGAATGTTAAAAAGTTTTCATATGAAAAGCCAGGCATTATTAGGCAGCCTGAGCTGAGGATGTATCCGCCGCCTCCAGCGGCACTCGCGACGCATGCTCGAGTTTTAACTTCTACTTCTTCCATTGGCGCTCGATGTAGAACCCATGATGGATCTACATTTCCCATCAAGCAAACTTCGCCTTCGAAGAAGCTTTTGGCGGAGCTTAGGTTGATCACGTGATCAACCTCGAATATGTCTGGCTTCACCTCTTTAATGGAATGCCATATCGGCGAGCTGTTTCCACAGATATGTAGGGAGGTTATGGCGCCCTGTTTTTTCCACGCGTAGAAGACTTGTTTTAACATTGGAACAGCCCATTTTGAGAAATTCTGCGGAGAGATCAACCCTGGGCCTGCGAAGGAGTCTCCTAAATGGAGGATGTGGGCGCCGGATTTGATTAAGGCTTCCCCCAGCTCGATCATGTATTCAGCCGCAAACTTGATCAGCTTCTCCGCAAGTTCTCGGTTGACGTAGAGATCCTTGAGGAAGGTTTCTAGACCCCTGATTTCAGCGGCCAAGGAGAACGGCCCTTGTCCCCCCGAATATACGGCGACTTTTCTTCCATACTTCTTACATGTCAATTCAACGGCTTTCAACAGAGTTGGGAGTCTGCCATCGCGATGAACATCAGGTATGGAAAGCGCCTCAACATCCTCTATGCTCTTTATGGGAGAATTCCCAGGATGGGGAACGCCGTCTTCAGGGAATTCGAGGCTTAAACCAGCAGCTTGGGCGAAAAGGTATACGTCAGCGTAAGCGATTATACCATCGTAACCAAATCTCTCATACCCGTAGGATACGGCTTTGAAAAGTTTTTTGGCGTCGTGACAGAACTCGCGTACAGTATGGCCTACGTGCCTCGCGAGGGCATATGTGATGAGGGGGATAATGGGAACTCGGTCGCCCTCCTCATGGTTTACAGAGGCCTCCACTCTCTCCAACCCTGAAAGCTCATTTCTGGGCAACGACGCCCCATCTCCTGTAAAGCTGATGCTCTATGCCCATTAAATCCAAGATTTTCCCCACTATGAAGTTTACCAGTTCTGTGATGGTTTCAGGTTTATGATAGAAGGCGGGCATAGCTGGGAGGATGATGGCCCCAGAGTGGGCAGCGGACCCCATGGCCTTTAAATGGCTGTAGGTGAGGGGCGTCTCCCTTGGAACCAGAATCAGCCTCCTTTTCTCTTTCAAAGCCACGTCGGCAGCTCTGATAAGTAAATTCGAGGCGATCCCGTAAGCTATGCAGGACAGAGTTTTCATGCTGCATGGAACGATCACCATTCCATTCGCCTGAAAGGACCCACTAGTCGGGGGGGCATCCAAATCTTCTTCATCGTAAGCGTAATTCGCCAGCTTCTCCAAATCCTTTCTCTCCAATCCCACCTCCCATTTTACAATTTTTTCAGCGTGTTTGGTGATGATGAGGTGAGTTTCAACATCAGTATTATCGCTTAAAAATTTAAGAAGGCTAACACCGTAGATCGCTCCGCTGGCCCCTGAGAACCCGATAACCCACTTCATAAAACTCAAAAAGGCATCCCCGAATATAGGTTTTAAGGTCTAGTCGCGTTGCGGTCGGATTTAATGACTGAAACTTGGCGTCTCATCGCGTCTGAGAGCCATAGGCCAGAGAGAAACTTGGCCGTCGAAGAGGCTGTGCTCCAAGCCGTTGGGTTGGGTTCGTCGCCAAACACAGTTTGTTTCTACGTTAACGAAATGTCGCTGGTGTTAGGGCGGTTTCAATCCGCCTTATGGGAGGCGGACCCCTCCACATGTAGGAAATATGGGATAAAGATTTTGAGAAGGATCACCGGGGGAGGAGCCGTTTACCATGATTATGGAAACTTAAACTACTCCTACATTGTTAAGAGACCTCACCGCTTACTCTCCCATGATGTCCGCAGCGTAAAACGCCGCCTCCAACAGCCTGTCATTCGAGTGATCAACGGATTAGGCCTTCATGTCGATTTTGACGATCGAAACGGCTTAACCATTCGTGGGAAAAGGCTCTCAGGTGTGGCTTGCGCCTTAAAAAAAGGCGTCTTCCTCCTGCACGGGACCTTGCTCGTCAACGCCCAGGTAGGGGTATTAACTCAAGCCCTGAATCTCGATCGTACAAGAATGGCATCAACGCAGCAGAGGGGCGCGGTGAGCGCGGTGAAGCCGGTGACCACCTTGTCCCGCGAGTTGAGAAAACCCATATCCATGGAGGAAGTCAAAAAGATGTTAAAGAACGCCATCGTGGAATGTTTCAAAATTAAACTTGAAAGTGGGTTGTTGACCACTTTTGAGGTTACCCTCTCAAATAAGCTCCTTAAAGAGAAGTACGGTCGACCGGAATGGAATCTCAAGATGTAAGCTGACCACGCGAAATCTCCGACTTGTCGCTTCTCGGAGACTGAAAAGGCAGATTTCAGTAATCCTGAAACCGTTGATTTAAGATGTAGTTAACCTATAATCTTTAAGCCTAGCCGTATCTTGGTAGCTAGGTTGAACCTGTTTTGAAGTTATGATGTTGGGTGAAGGCTTTATACAAGCCAATTCTTAAGCCGTGTATCCTAGGTAGCTGGTCTTCTGCTTTTGGTATGGAAAGGAGATGGGTGGTATGGGTGGCGGAACGCCGATCGCCTTTGATATCATTATGGCCTCAGCCATCATCGAATTTGAAAATGCTTGAATGATCTGTGGTGGGGGGCCTTTACTCTTAAAATCGGATGCGATGCTGTTAAGCTCGCCTTCGTCACCCTCCACTTCACCTTTACCTTTCAATGTGATCTGAGCTATTGAGGGATTGTAGTTAACCGCGAAAACTACTGAAACCTCTATTTTCCCCCCTTTCACTTCAAACTTTAAAACATTGATGTTCACGGTTATTTGAATTTGCGGCGGCATAGGTGCGTTGACCTCCCAAATCCTGTCCCCGGAAACCTGAGTTAGGTAAACGTTCACTTTAAGCAAACCTTCAACACCAGAGAAAGGGTTAACACGTATTTTATTAGGCTGCATTTATTAAAGGTTGCCTCAAGATGAGAGTCAGAGTTCTTTCCCTTAAATCAGCTTACTGGCGGCCTGGCACCGCTTACCAACGCCTTGTCTTGGACATGATTAAGGATCACGTGAAAGACGGAGATATCGTGGTGATATCTGAGAAGGCGATCGCTACGGCTTTAGGAAACCTCGCAGATGAATCCAAGTTGAAGCCGGGTAAGCTTGCATATCTTTTAGCGCGATTATGGATTCGGTTTGTGTGGGGCTACCTGCTCGGAGCCGTCTCAAGAATGAGCCTTAAAAACATACAGAGATTGAGATATTATCCATTGGAGGAAGGCGCCAGACATAAACAGCTTTGCTTGAGGACTGTTGGGTTATTACACGCTTTAAAACATTGGTCAGAGGGGGGGATCGACGCGTCAAACCTTCCAGGATCCATGGTTATGATCCCTCTGGCTGAGGGTAACGTGGTCGCCAAAAAATTGAAGGAGGAAATTCGACGAGCATTAAGGAAACGTGTGATGGTGATGATAGTGGATTCAGATAAAACCTTTACTTTCAGGAATGTTCATTTCGCTTCAAGGCGTACAGACGTGAAGGGCATTATAAACATAGGTCCGTTGGCGTTTATCTTAGGTAGGGCTTTAAAGCTACGTGCTCGGTCAACGCCGATAGCGGTCTCTGAGAAGATTTCAGTGAATCTTGCCCTAAATGTGGCCGCCGTCGCGAATAAAGCCCGAGGCTCGGGCATGGGTCGAACTGTGTGGGATGCCTCTGCGAGGTTTAATGTACCCGTGACGCAGTTAACGTGGGAGATGTTAGAGTCCAACGAGCATCGACCCGTCACGTTGGTCAGGTTATGGCCTAACCCCGCTGAGGGTGGCCACGGCGATGGAGGAGCAGGTTAAGTCGGCGGTCGTTCCTGGATTTAATTCATGACCTCGACTTCTCAACTTTTCATCTAGGCTCCAGAGAAGGCTCATACCTTTGGATGTAGATGCTCCTCCCTCCTCAAGGATTTTCCGAGCGTCTCGACTAACATCAATGGCCTGGTTTAAACCAGCCTTCCTAGCGATAAGTGTGTCTGGTTTTTCGGAAAGAATTTTCAGAAAAGTGTTCACCGCGGCAACGTTTAAATCCCCATGTCGTTGCAAGGCTTCCATGTAAAATGGGTATCCGACTTCAAAGGTGATCTTAAAGCCAGTTACCCATTCCAAGGCGATGGAATCGTATCTAGCTGACAGATAAAAAATTTCGTTCAAGGGAATTCTTTCCTTTCCAATCCTTCTTAAAGCAGATGGGTCGTGAACGTCCAGTTCCTGAACCTTACCCAGGCCGCCCGGCCTAACGAGCTTAATGGCTTTAAACAACCACAGGGAGTCTTGAAAGTTAGCGCGTCTGCATACATTAACGACCTCCGCTCTAAATCGTTTTGCAAAGCCTTTGAAGCCCCCATTCTTCAGCGACCTCCCAGCAGCTACGGCCAATGGTGTAAGAAGAATTATCGTGCCCAAGCTTGTATTGCCATCGCTTTGCCAATTAAGCATCCTTTCAGCGCCCTTGAAAATCAGTTTCCCAATTCTTCCTTCATATGTTCTCCGCCAACCACATTCGGCGGCCTTAAAGAATGCCATGTAAAGAGCGGAGATGGTCCCTAGAAAATTCTCATATCGCATATCCTCGTGGTCTCGAGTTCTATGAACGTTTCCAGGCTTCGGATATGCGCTTAATTCTAGCAACATCGCCAGCTGCATCGAGGTGGCCACATAATCAGCCGCTTCGAGTGGTTTTCCGTTAATCGAGAACCTTGAGGATTCCTTGGAACCCGTCAACAAGAATCTTCGCCCCTGTTTTCACGTTGCTTATCGGATCCTGGTTTAACCTATCGACGAGGGGGATTTTAGCCATGGCGCAGCCAACCACAGTCACAGGGTCTGCCTCCCTGTTAACGAAGCCCACCGGATGATTTCCAAACCTTTTAAGCGCATATATCACATATGAGCCTACGGTGCTTCCCTTGCTGTTAGGAAAGACAAGAACTTTTCCCTTAACGTTAGCGCCGTTGATGTCGAGGGTTTCATCGACCACCGTCCCCGTTTTCGGGTCTACCCCTCCGAGAAAAGAAATGGCCTTTGACGAGACCAAGGCCTCCCCCACCCCCATACCGCCTACTATCGGCCTTCCTTTAAGTGTTAAAGAGCTCGAATTAATCGCCTCCTCGAATTTGGCTGAAAATTCCCTCCAAAGAATTGAGCTTTACCTTTACGCCTGAAAGTAGGGGGGCGTAGTAGGAGGCTTTACAGGAATTTGTCTCCATGGATTCAACTCCAATATCGGTCAGAGGCGACACGACCATGCATGTGTCCTTTACGATCGTTCCCCCGATCTTTTGAATCCTTCTCACCAATCCATTCTTTTCAGCCTTCAGAAAAGTCTGGTAAGACGTGAAGCATAATAGCTTCCTCTCCCCCCTACGTCCAGTAGCCAATTCGCTTATCCGCTTTAATTCGTTTAGGCTTAGATGCGGGCAGCCTAGGCAGATGGTGGAGGCTTCCCGCTGAGTTGAAAGCTCCTCGAAGGTTTTCTGTAGGGCGTGGTCGTCTACCTCCAGCTTTTCCAATCCCTTTAACTCCCTTTCGCCGATGTATTTCGCCTCATAAGAACCTTCTACGTAAAACATGGATATGGAGCTTGAAGATGCCATGGAGGCGGCTAAACCCTTGAGAAAATCCTGGCGTAAACGAATTTTGCCGATGTAGGGTGTGGCTAGGCCTAAATTCTTACCAACCGTGTAGCCGAGGAGGCTGGCCTCTAAGTCGTTTTCCACCTTACATTTAACGGAAACCATATGTGTCGGCTTGCGGTTTTCAGGCAGATGCAACCCGTAATACGGGGTCTTGCCGGTGATCGCCGAGGCTAGGGCTGAGGGGCCGCCTTCCCTGTTGGTTCTCGCCCCTAGAATCGAGTTAGCGTAGGCTATGGCGGAGGACTCAGACCACGCTACATGCTCCCCTGGCCGCGGTCGATTACCTATCAAGTAAGGTGTACAGGAATACGACCTTAACGCCCCCATGGCCCTAAAACAATCTACGATTTCCAGCTGCTTTTTCGCGAATTCGTTTGGAAAGCCAATCTTCTCCCAATCCTCCAGGTCGATGCCGCATGGGTTGACGGTCGTTTTAACGGCGAATGAAGCCCCCTCCTTCACCATTTGCCTTAAGAAATCCAGCCCAACGTCTCCAATGGTCTTGTAGGAGACGCCTGAAATATGGCAGCTTTTCACTGGAATAAGCCTTTTGGCCTCGTATATTTCTCCGAGGGCGCAGAGGAGGCGCATGGCCGTTGCCTTCGCCTCACCGTACTCTCCGTTGAGCATTTTCTCCTCATGCTTCGTTAAATACAGGCCATTTCACCAATCTTTAAAGGGAATTTTTGCCCTCTCAAACTTCATCCTAGGCTTTTTCATAGACATGGTAGCGTCGAGGCCCATCTTGGACGTCAATAGGTTTTCCTGGTCGCTGGAGGGATCTAGGGAGGACCCCCTAGCATGCTCGATGATGACAAGGCCTCGACTCGCCTGAAACCTCGTCGCCACAGCCCACTCAACCTCCTTATCCGAATACACATCTATGTCTGAATCCACCACGATAACGTGTTTTAACGATGGATGCGCTGAAAAAGCCGCTAAGATAGCGTTTTTACCGTCTCCTTCGCTTTGCTTCTCGATGGACACTCTCGCGTGAAGCCATCCACAGCCGCCAGGAGTTAAGTATACTTGGTGAACTCCAGGAACTACGCTCCTCACTCTCTCATAAATCATAGCCTCGTACGGCAAGCCCATGAGGAGTATGTGCTCTGAGCCCGAGGGAAGTAACGCTTGATACATAAAATCTTTTTTACAATTCATCTCCAGCAACTCCAAAACAGGCTGTTCCCTGCTAACATCGTACGTTCCAGTAAGGTCTACGAAGGGGCCTTCATTGACAAGTTTGTCCAAGAGAATTTTGCCCTCAAAGACGATTTCAGATTCCGTAGGCACTGGAATACTGTACCGTCTAGTTAAGGATAACTTTACTCCATCTTTTAGAAGAGTGTTGGCTACATCGAATTCACTTACGTTGTAGGGTGCGGGTGAGGCTGCGGCCAAGAGGATGGCTGGATGCGATCCAATGACCACGGCTACAGGAATTTCAAGACTCCCCCTCTTTTTCGCCTCCTCACAGATTCTGAATAGATGCCTCGGCACTATTCTTACGGCGAGATGCCTCTTATCCAACACCATCATACGGTGGATGGATACATTCTCCTCGCCCTCAGGTGTTTTAGCCACCACAACGCCTCCAGTAATGTATTTACCTCCGTCTTTTTCAAAGTGTCTGAGTATTGGTATCCGGTTGAGGTCGGGTTTAGAGATCACTCTATCTTCATCGACCCAATCCACGATCTTTGGGGAGGTGGGGTTGTTCAAAGCGTAGAGAATTCTTTGATGAAGCTCTTTTTCGCAGGTCTCGATAGAAGCCGCTATTCTTCCCTTCGAGGACAAGATTCCTCCGACAACAGGGTTTTGGAACCCCTTAACCGGTTTAAACAAAATAGCTGGACCGCCGTCAAACTTTCTCAGATAATGCGCGATTTCAAACTCCGTTGAGGCGTTTTCAACCGTTTTCAGGCTTCCCTCCAATTCGAGTTTAGACAGAAAATCCCTTAAAGACCCCATGGGGAAGTCCTCCGACCGTGCCTCGTAGTGATTAAATAAAGCTCAAACAACTCTATTAAACTTAGGGATTCTACCTTAAGAATTGAAAGGTAAGTTATCTACCGTCGGGATGTGGGTAAAAATGGCGGATTGGGACTCCGGTAGTGTTTTCAAGAAGGTCGCGGTGGGCGGGACCTTCGACATGCTTCATAAAGGGCATAGAAAGTTGCTTGAGGTGGCTTTTACAGCGGGCTCTTATGTTCTAATCGGGCTGAGTAGTGATTCCTTTGTGAGAAAGCTTCATAAACCTCACAAGGTGGGTTCGTATAGGGCCCGTCTTGAAGCGCTCTTGAAATTCCTTAGGGCTCAAGGATGGGTTGACAGGGCAAAGATCATACCTATAGAGGATCGCTTCGGAGTGGCAGCCTCCGATCCAGAGCTTGAGGCGATTGTCGTGAGTGTTGAGAAAAGAGATGTCGCAAAGGAAATAAACGATCGAAGGGTGGAGATTGGCCTCAAACCGTTAAATGTTTTATCTGTGGACATGGTGATGGCGTCGGACAATCGACCCATTTCGACAACGAGGATTCGAAGGGGTCTTATAAATAGGGAAGGTAAGCTGATTAAACGTTTAAAAGATGACTAGAAGGGTTTCGCTGGTTTGAACCCCGGGCATTGACCTGATTTTATCTGTGACTAGGTTCCTCAATTCCTCAACGCTCTCCGCTTCAGCGATGGCGATGATGTCCCATCGACCGAAAACCCCGTAGACCTCTGTGATGCCCTTACATTTAAGTAGCTTCTCTTTGGTTTGCTTAAACCAGTCCAAATGCTCTCCTGTGCCCCCTACAAACGTCATGAGGATGAAGGCTTTAATCAATGAAACCACCTTTCCGCTCTAAATCATCCACGATAACCCTTATAAATTATTCGAACAACCGAGGGCACCGGGTTTAGTTTTACTCCTCTCTTATTATGGTGGTTGGTGAAAGTTGCCTAGATGCTCGATG encodes the following:
- a CDS encoding AN1-type zinc finger domain-containing protein, whose protein sequence is MPRCEYCRLEINLPFRCRHCGKALCVDHRLPENHECKSLLYKRGGDTVSFRELGLKEGLSTAGKLHFSRELRDLIIAWLVLGFCFSINVALNPGRFHDLSSLSVYGVRVFFNAFLISLLTVGLGFVAHELSHRYYGRKLGCHAEFKLWPLGLLMALAFALLSRGSVVFAAPGAVYISPKTPYMANKRMYGIISLAGPLANLAVALMFLTLSITRVTLLSDIGEIGFVVNLWLAAFNLLPLGMMDGQKIYTWDRRIWFLVTIPVWVVVFLKLL
- a CDS encoding uroporphyrinogen decarboxylase family protein encodes the protein MPRNELSGLERVEASVNHEEGDRVPIIPLITYALARHVGHTVREFCHDAKKLFKAVSYGYERFGYDGIIAYADVYLFAQAAGLSLEFPEDGVPHPGNSPIKSIEDVEALSIPDVHRDGRLPTLLKAVELTCKKYGRKVAVYSGGQGPFSLAAEIRGLETFLKDLYVNRELAEKLIKFAAEYMIELGEALIKSGAHILHLGDSFAGPGLISPQNFSKWAVPMLKQVFYAWKKQGAITSLHICGNSSPIWHSIKEVKPDIFEVDHVINLSSAKSFFEGEVCLMGNVDPSWVLHRAPMEEVEVKTRACVASAAGGGGYILSSGCLIMPGFSYENFLTFMKAGRNYGKYPVKPQNNGKARL
- a CDS encoding UbiX family flavin prenyltransferase, with translation MKWVIGFSGASGAIYGVSLLKFLSDNTDVETHLIITKHAEKIVKWEVGLERKDLEKLANYAYDEEDLDAPPTSGSFQANGMVIVPCSMKTLSCIAYGIASNLLIRAADVALKEKRRLILVPRETPLTYSHLKAMGSAAHSGAIILPAMPAFYHKPETITELVNFIVGKILDLMGIEHQLYRRWGVVAQK
- a CDS encoding biotin/lipoate A/B protein ligase family protein — translated: MRSDLMTETWRLIASESHRPERNLAVEEAVLQAVGLGSSPNTVCFYVNEMSLVLGRFQSALWEADPSTCRKYGIKILRRITGGGAVYHDYGNLNYSYIVKRPHRLLSHDVRSVKRRLQQPVIRVINGLGLHVDFDDRNGLTIRGKRLSGVACALKKGVFLLHGTLLVNAQVGVLTQALNLDRTRMASTQQRGAVSAVKPVTTLSRELRKPISMEEVKKMLKNAIVECFKIKLESGLLTTFEVTLSNKLLKEKYGRPEWNLKM
- a CDS encoding coenzyme F420-0:L-glutamate ligase — its product is MRVRVLSLKSAYWRPGTAYQRLVLDMIKDHVKDGDIVVISEKAIATALGNLADESKLKPGKLAYLLARLWIRFVWGYLLGAVSRMSLKNIQRLRYYPLEEGARHKQLCLRTVGLLHALKHWSEGGIDASNLPGSMVMIPLAEGNVVAKKLKEEIRRALRKRVMVMIVDSDKTFTFRNVHFASRRTDVKGIINIGPLAFILGRALKLRARSTPIAVSEKISVNLALNVAAVANKARGSGMGRTVWDASARFNVPVTQLTWEMLESNEHRPVTLVRLWPNPAEGGHGDGGAG
- a CDS encoding triphosphoribosyl-dephospho-CoA synthase, translating into MTGSKESSRFSINGKPLEAADYVATSMQLAMLLELSAYPKPGNVHRTRDHEDMRYENFLGTISALYMAFFKAAECGWRRTYEGRIGKLIFKGAERMLNWQSDGNTSLGTIILLTPLAVAAGRSLKNGGFKGFAKRFRAEVVNVCRRANFQDSLWLFKAIKLVRPGGLGKVQELDVHDPSALRRIGKERIPLNEIFYLSARYDSIALEWVTGFKITFEVGYPFYMEALQRHGDLNVAAVNTFLKILSEKPDTLIARKAGLNQAIDVSRDARKILEEGGASTSKGMSLLWSLDEKLRSRGHELNPGTTADLTCSSIAVATLSGVRP
- a CDS encoding DUF126 domain-containing protein produces the protein MGVGEALVSSKAISFLGGVDPKTGTVVDETLDINGANVKGKVLVFPNSKGSTVGSYVIYALKRFGNHPVGFVNREADPVTVVGCAMAKIPLVDRLNQDPISNVKTGAKILVDGFQGILKVLD
- a CDS encoding aconitase X catalytic domain-containing protein, translating into MYLTKHEEKMLNGEYGEAKATAMRLLCALGEIYEAKRLIPVKSCHISGVSYKTIGDVGLDFLRQMVKEGASFAVKTTVNPCGIDLEDWEKIGFPNEFAKKQLEIVDCFRAMGALRSYSCTPYLIGNRPRPGEHVAWSESSAIAYANSILGARTNREGGPSALASAITGKTPYYGLHLPENRKPTHMVSVKCKVENDLEASLLGYTVGKNLGLATPYIGKIRLRQDFLKGLAASMASSSSISMFYVEGSYEAKYIGERELKGLEKLEVDDHALQKTFEELSTQREASTICLGCPHLSLNELKRISELATGRRGERKLLCFTSYQTFLKAEKNGLVRRIQKIGGTIVKDTCMVVSPLTDIGVESMETNSCKASYYAPLLSGVKVKLNSLEGIFSQIRGGD
- a CDS encoding UbiD family decarboxylase, with the translated sequence MGSLRDFLSKLELEGSLKTVENASTEFEIAHYLRKFDGGPAILFKPVKGFQNPVVGGILSSKGRIAASIETCEKELHQRILYALNNPTSPKIVDWVDEDRVISKPDLNRIPILRHFEKDGGKYITGGVVVAKTPEGEENVSIHRMMVLDKRHLAVRIVPRHLFRICEEAKKRGSLEIPVAVVIGSHPAILLAAASPAPYNVSEFDVANTLLKDGVKLSLTRRYSIPVPTESEIVFEGKILLDKLVNEGPFVDLTGTYDVSREQPVLELLEMNCKKDFMYQALLPSGSEHILLMGLPYEAMIYERVRSVVPGVHQVYLTPGGCGWLHARVSIEKQSEGDGKNAILAAFSAHPSLKHVIVVDSDIDVYSDKEVEWAVATRFQASRGLVIIEHARGSSLDPSSDQENLLTSKMGLDATMSMKKPRMKFERAKIPFKDW
- a CDS encoding phosphopantetheine adenylyltransferase, yielding MKGKLSTVGMWVKMADWDSGSVFKKVAVGGTFDMLHKGHRKLLEVAFTAGSYVLIGLSSDSFVRKLHKPHKVGSYRARLEALLKFLRAQGWVDRAKIIPIEDRFGVAASDPELEAIVVSVEKRDVAKEINDRRVEIGLKPLNVLSVDMVMASDNRPISTTRIRRGLINREGKLIKRLKDD
- a CDS encoding Lrp/AsnC ligand binding domain-containing protein, which produces MVSLIKAFILMTFVGGTGEHLDWFKQTKEKLLKCKGITEVYGVFGRWDIIAIAEAESVEELRNLVTDKIRSMPGVQTSETLLVIF